From Oncorhynchus masou masou isolate Uvic2021 unplaced genomic scaffold, UVic_Omas_1.1 unplaced_scaffold_7129, whole genome shotgun sequence:
GCCCACCGAGGTGAAAGCCTTGGCTTGCAGCCCACCGAGGTGAAAGCCTTGGCTTGCAGCCCACCGAGGTGAAAGCCTTGGCTTGCAGCCCACCGAGGTGAAAGCCTTGGCTTGCAGCCCACCGAGGTGAAAGCCTTGGCTTGCAGCCCACCGAGGTGAAAGCCTGCAGGCCACCGGGAGGTGGCTTGCAGGCCACCGAGGTGAAAGCCTTGGCTTGCAGGCCCACCGAGGTGAAAGCCTTGGCTTGCAGGCCACCGAGGTGAAAGCCTTGGCTTGCAGCCACCGAGGGTGAAAGCCTTGGCTTGCAGGCCACCGAGGTGAAAGCCTTGGCTTGCAGGCCACCGAGGTGAAAGCCCTTGGCTTGCAGGCCACCGAGGTGAAAGCCTTGGCTTGCAGGCCACCGAGGTGAAAGCCTTGGCTTGCAGGCCACCAGGTGAAAGCCTTGGCTTGCAGGCCACCGAGGTGAAAGCCTTGGCTTGCAGGCCACCGAGGTGAAAGCCTTGGCTTGCAGGCCACCGAGGTGAAAGCCTTGGCTTGCAGGCCACCGAGGTGAAAGCCTTGGCTTGCAGGCCACCGAGGTGAAAGCCTTGGCTTGCAGGCCACCGAGGTGAAAGCCTTGGCTTGCAGAAGCCTTGGCTTGCAGCCCACTGAGGTGAAAGCCTTGGCTTGCAGGCCACTGAGGTGAAAGCCTTGGCTTGCAGGCCACTGAGGTGAAAGCCTTGGCTTGCAGGCCACTGAGGTGAAAGCCTTGGCTTGCAGGCCACTGAGGTGAAAGCCTTGGCTTGCAGGCCACTGAGGTGAAAGCCTTGGCTTGCAGGCCACTGAGGTGAAAGCCTGGTGGTGCCTTCCCATGAAGCGACTACACCCCCTCCTGGTGGGGAGATGTTAGCCTAGTTGGCTGCATTCTTAAGCCTACAGCGTTCAAGGCTTTGCATTATAATAATCATCCACTTCATGACATGAGTTTTGAATCGAGCAACAAGGAAAGGAACATTTTTTTCTCGACAAAAAAGGCTTGACACGAAGGGGTTCGAACCCCATGGTTAAAGTGCACTACGGTCTTGGTCAACCACTTCAGCAGTGGGCCACTATGGTCTTGGTCAACCACTTCAGCAGTGGGCCACTACGGTCTTGGTCAACCACCTCAGCAGTGGGCCACTATGGTCTTGGTCAACCACCACAGCAGTGGGCCACTATGGTCTTGGTCAACCACCTCAGCAGTGGGCCACTATGGTCTTGGTCAACCACCTCAGCTTGGTCAACCACCTCAGCAGTGGGCCACTATGGTCTTGGTCAGCAGTGGGCCCACTTCAGCAGTGGGCCACTATGGTCTTGGTCAGCAGGGCCACATGGTCTTTCAACCACCTCAGCAGTGGGCCACTATGGTCTTGGTCAACCACCACAGCAGTGGGCCACTATGGTCTTGGTCAACCACCACAGCAGGGCCATGGTCTTTCAGCAGTGGGCCACTATGGACTTGGTCAACCACCACAGCAGTGGGCCACTATGGTCTTGGTCAACCACCTCAGCAGTGGGCCACTATGGTCTTGGTCAACCACTTCAGCAGTGGGCCACTATGTCTTGGTCTTGCAGTCACTACTTGGTCAACCACTTCAGCAGTGGGCCACTATGGTCTTGGTCAACCACTTCAGCAGTGGGCCAATGGTCTTGGTCACCACAGCAGTGGGCCACTATGGTCTTGGTCAACCACCTCAGCAGTGGGCCACTATGGTCTTGGTCAACCACCACAGCAGTGGGCCACTATGGTCTTGGTCAACCACCACAGCAGTGGGCCACTATGGTCTTGGTCAACCACCACAGCAGTGGGCCACTATGGTCTTGGTCAACCACCACAGCAGTGGGCCACTATGGTCTTGGTGCAGTGGGCCACTATGGTCCACCACTCAGCAGTGGGCCACTATGGTCTTGGTCAACCACTTCAGCAGTGGGCCACTATGGTCTTGGTCAACCACCTCAGCAGTGGGCCACTATGGTCTTGGTCAACCACCACAGCAGTGGGCCACTATGGTCTTGGTCAACCACCACAGCAGTGGGCCACTATGGTCTTGGTCAACCACTTCAGCAGTGGGCCACTATGGTCTTGGTCAACCACTTCAGCAGTGGGCCACTATGGTCTTGGTCAACCACCACAGCAGTGGGCCACTATGGTCTTGGTCAACCACTTCAGCAGTGGGCCACTATGGTCTTGGTCAACCACTTCAGCAGTGGGCCACTATGGTCTTGGTCAACCACCACAGCAGTGGGCCACTATGGTCTTGGGGTCAACCACTTCAGCAGTGGGCCACTATGGTCTTGGGGTCAACCACCACAGCAGTGGGCCACTATGGACTTGGTCAACCACCTAAAAGTGATGGTGATCATGACTGACTGATATTTGACAAATCCATAAGGCGCTTTGCTTTTCTTTCACGGTGCATGATAAATGTCCATATTTCATCCATAAAACCACATGGATTTCGTTAAACCCGCAGTAACATCTGCATGTGACCAATAGACATGATAAACAGAAAAAGCTGCATTTTTTCATATATGCGAAAATGTCTAACATTAGTAGTAGTCTTGCCAAGATCAATGTTGGCACACAACATTCTGTTATAGACCAAAAGGATCAAACGCAAACATTGAATTTTTAGGTTTAAAATATCTATCCTCTAGTGGTTGGGGGTGTGACCTATTTTAAGAAATACCATTGGTTGGTGGATAAAGTCTAAACTCTTTGATAGGctgattaaaataaaaaatacaataaaaatttCAGAATATAAATCACTGTCACCTGGCGAGGTCAGCACAGGGCTAACGTTTGCTATGTTATCTTATGGGACCAGCTATAATTTAGCATTCTCTCCCGTGCAAGTTAAGCAACAATTTTTTAAATTAGAAACATTTTAAATTTAAAATGGCTGCTTATGTTCGCAAGTACGGCCCCATCATTTTCAAGTTCCTACCATAACACACTGAATGGTCCAAATATAAAACGAAGTGGCATTCAGTCTGTAGACGACAAAGCATAGCCAACAGTAATTCATTTGTTTTAGTGTTTAAAGTAATATTGCATCGTAAGTGTGAAGTAGGCTACACAAAAACTTGAAACAAAAAGAAGTAGCAAGTCTGTAGACAAACAATATGGCGTTAAGTCACTTAAGCATAGCCATGATCCAATACcaggatataaatctacatactGCTGAGCCAGGGGAAAGAAACTATAACAAGGAAACACAAGTACCCATATCAATGGGGATGTCAGTCCAGTTGAGGGCACACTTCTGAGTGCAGACCCCTCCTCGTTGAGCACCACCGTGAGGTCATCCTGGCCCACCGCCACCTTCCCATCAGCCAGGGGAACCACCAGGGGCTCCAGCTGCTTCCCCGTGGGGAAGAGCTCCTTGATGGAGCCACGCCCATCcatctggaggacagacagagagaggtctgaGGATACAGAGGGGTAAAAACACACAACCTCCTTCTATCCTTCTAGGTGAAAGCTCATTATAAGCTTCTACCATACCATTGTTAACTTGTCAAGTCTTCTCCAATCAGTGCAGACAAAGAGGGTAATTGACAAAGAGGTCAAAGCCCCTCTTCATAATAATAGCTTGTATacataatatattttatattagaaGTTGTCTTCCACAGGTTCACATGAAATCCACAGTGTTTCCTGTTTTGTGCCCCACTGACCCGGATGAGGTAGTAGTCTCTCTTGAAGCCCACACAGATGGAGTTCTGACACCAGGCCATGGACTTCGGGATGTCTGGAGCAGAGAAGTCTCCCTGaaagacaaacaaaaaacacttaTTGGTTAACAAAATCCTTCTAAATGTGAGGTCTGCATTTTCCTCAATTGTTCCTATGTTCCCTGGTAAGAGTCTGTCCACTCACACGCCCATCTTGAAGGCCTGGAATTTCATGATTTTATGGGTAAGGTCATTTGGCCTTCAAGAGGAGCCCAATCTGCCAGGCCACCGAGGCCACCTGCCAGGCCATCTGCCAGGCCACCGAGGCCATCTGCCAGGCCATCTGCAAGGCCATCGAGGCCATCTGCCAGGCCACCTGCAAGGCCATCGAGGCCATCTGCCAGGCCACCGAGGCCATTAACAAAAATAGCCAACTTAAATAGATTTGAAAAACACCAGGTTGGACGGGGAGCATCGCTGCAAGGTTGGACGGGGAGCATCGCTGCAAGGTTGGACGGGGAGCATCGCTGCAAGGTTGGACGGGGAGCATCGCTGCAAGGTTGGACGGGGAGCATCGCTGCAAGGTTGGacggggagcatcgctgcacagctattttgacgaaaacctgctccagagcgcttaggacctcagactagggcgaaggttcaccttccaacaggacaacgaccctaagcacacagccaagacaacgcaggagtggcttcaggacaagtctcaatgtccttgagtggcccagccagagcctggacttgaacccgatcgaacatctctggaaagacctgaaaatagctgtgcagcaacgctccccatccaacctgacagagcttgagaggatctgcagagaagaatgggagaaactccccaaatacaggtgtgccaggcttgtagcatcatacccaagacgactcaagtctgtaatcgctgccaaaggtgcttcaacaaagtactgctgagtaaagggtctgaatacttatgtaaatgtgattcaGTTTTTAAATtcataaacatttctaaaaacctctttttgctttgtcattatggtgtattgtgtgtagattgatgaaggaaaaaaacgatttaatcatttttagaataaggctgtaatgtaacacaatgtggaaatagtcaaggggtctgagtactttctgaatATACTGTCGGAATTCGATAAGGGCGCGTGTCATTGCATCCCAGATGT
This genomic window contains:
- the LOC135537143 gene encoding vam6/Vps39-like protein, yielding MHDAYEPVPILEKLPLQIDCFAAWEDWLLVGTKPGHLLLYRIKKDAGTNRFEVTLEKSHKNFSKKIQQLFIVSQYKILISLLENNIHVHDLLTFQQITVVSKAKGATLFACDLQLSPSGEAQLRMCVAVKKKLQLYYWKDREFYELQGDFSAPDIPKSMAWCQNSICVGFKRDYYLIRMDGRGSIKELFPTGKQLEPLVVPLADGKVAVGQDDLTVVLNEEGSALRSVPSTGLTSPLIWVLVFPCYSFFPLAQQYVDLYPGIGSWLCLSDLTPYCLSTDLLLLFVSSFCVAYFTLTMQYYFKH